A stretch of DNA from Anaerobacillus isosaccharinicus:
TAATAAAGTCATAGTCAACTAAATCCTCTTCAATCATCACATGAAGAAGTCCATTGGCTAATGCAACATCTGTGCCAGGACGGATATCTAAATGAATATCAGCCACTAATGCCGTCTTTGTTTGTCTAGGGTCAATAACAATTAGTTTCGCACCATTGTCCCTGGCGCCCCAAATATAAGGCATTGATAATGGATGACACTCTGCCGTGTTTGAGCCGGCTAAAAGTAACACATCAGCTGACTTAATATCCGACCAAGGGTTCGTTGAGCCCCGATCTATTCCTACACTTTGGTTAAATCCAAATGAAGCTGAGGACATACAGTAACGTCCGTTGTAATCAATGTTCTTCGTGCCAAGACCAATCCGGGCAAACTTACCCATCAAATAACATTTTTCATTGGTCATTGATGATCCACTATATACCCCAACAGCGTCTTTCCCATATTGTGCTTGAACTTCTTGAATTTTTGAGACAATTAATTCCATAGCTTCATCCCATGAAGCCTTTACAAGCTCACCATTTTTTCGAATTAATGGAGAAAGTAGTCTTTCGCCGTGCTCTGCTTGTCGATAAGCTGCCACACCTTTTGGACAAAGTCTTCCACCATTCATAGGAAAATCATAACGTGGTTCTACCCCTATGACTTCTTTTGTTTCAGTTTTCACACGAATATTCATCCCGCATTGCATCCCACAAAAACAACAATGGGTGGAAATTAAGTCTTCACCATCTCGTTCAATCGCATGATAATCACGTTGGGAATATTCCCTATTTTGAGCGTGCCCCATAAATCAACTCTCTCCTTTCACACCTTGAAGTCCGTTTCGTCCATTACTTTCTAAAATAACATTCGCTTGACCTAAGTGGATTTTTGCACCATAACCACCTAAACGATGACTAACTCTCCGACACTCAGAACACATATCGGAGAAATGAAGCGAAGTTTGATCAATTGGTACGGACAACTCTCTTTTTGCCAAGCCGATCTGAATATCTTTTATTTGAGTGGCCGTTGCATATTCCCTACCACATTTTGCACATTGCTTTTGTTCTTCCATCGCATGATACATAGGAACGACTAGGGCTAAAAAGCGTAATGGTAGATGCCAAAACTTACTAAATGGAAAATATAGTAGAAATACAATGACCGTTACCTGATGAGCTAACGCAATTCCTAAATATGAGAAGCCCTCCATCCAAATAGCCGACACAGTTAATAATGAACCTGTAATCGAAATTGCAATTAAAAGTACAAGAGGAAAAAAATCATATTCCTTTGATTGTTCAACGATTTTCTTTTCATCAGTTACCCTTCGGTACAATGCCATGCTGCATCCTATAATGACAGCAATTCCAGTCCAATTTAAGCCGTGATAAAGCATAAAGGCCAAAAAGGAATCTGCTTCCATCTGAAATAAAGAAATACCAAAAAACACGACATCATATGTTTTGGGGTGGATTAATTCAAAATGCATCCAATTTAAAACAAGGGCAAAGGTAATTGCAAAAGAAAATAACACACCCCAAGATATGAGCATATGTTGCGCCCACCGAAAAAAAGATCTGTTTCTGATAAACTTCTGTTCTCCAAAGTTCGAATATAATGTTTTAAAAACAAATTTCAAACCTTTTGGACTTGCCATCATCTTAATTCCTTGTTTCCATAACCTCCTTGTTGGAGGTCGAAGTGTCCACGAAGTAATCCTAATCGTTAATAAGACAAAGCAAAGGATTGTTGCCCAAAGATAACCATATAGCGCAATGTCGACATACCCTAAGCGTTCGGACCCAAAATAAATAGAAAAAAAGACAACCACTAACACAAAAAACACATTCCGTGCAGATTTCTTAGTAAATAATAGAGGATCTGCTTCTTCATATGGATTAAAATTCATTAAAATTCTACCCCTTCAAAAAATTGTTTTATTTGGTCTAGCATTCCATTTTTGTCCAATTAAATTCCTGAATTAAAGAAAGTAATTAAAAAAATAAAAAAACAGACAGCGTACCATCTGCAAAATGCTATTTTATTTTGATGGGTTTTGTTATTGGATAAAAATGTTATCTATTGTTGGACAAAGGTAACTTTTTAAAGTTAAAATTACCCTAAAGATTTGATTAGTTTTATGTAATTTTAAAAAAATTCATCCAGTCGGCACAAGAGCAAGATCTTAACCATAACATTTGAATTCTACTTTAAGTTCTACTTAGCGAACATTGTTTATTTATTAAAAAATTTGGGCATTTACTAATCAATAGGAGAATTAAGGTGGTGGTTTTTTGAAACAAAATCTTTCCGTACATACATTCACAAAAGAATTTTACGAACAAGTTAAAAAAGATCCTATTCAAGATTGGGCAGCTACACTAGCTTTTTATTTTATGCTCTCGATCTTTCCTTTTCTGATTTTTATTTTATCGTTACTACCCTATTTACCAATTGATACCGAACAAATCTACCATTTTGTTCACGACTATGCGCCTCCAGAATTGGCGGAATTATTCACAGTAACAGTTTTAGAAGTCATTGCTGAACCTAAAGGTGGGTTATTATCCTTTGGTATTTTAGCTACGATATGGACAGCTTCAAATGGAATCAACGCTTTAATACGAGCATTGAATAGAGCTCATAACATCGATGAAACGCGTTCATTTATTAAATTACGGTCCATGTCTATTTTTTTAACTTTAGGTATCGTCATTTTATTTTTTGCCACTTTACTTCTCCCTATTTTTGGAAATCTTATTTTGTCGAGTATTGACCAGATCTTTTCACTTCCTGATCAGACTTTTTTAAATTTAAATCGGCTACGTTGGATCATTGGTGTAGTCATCATGACAGCCATCTTAATGCTTATTTATATGATTGCTCCTAATCGGAAATTAGCTTATCGCGATGTCTTGTTCGGTGCTCTGTTAGCCACGGTTAGTTGGCAACTTATCTCATTTGGGTTTTCGATTTATGTTGCTAATTTCAACAACTATACAGCAACTTACGGCAGTTTAGGTGGGGTTATCATTTTAATGTTTTGGTTTTACTTAAGTGGTCTCATCCTTGTTGTTGGTGGTGAGATAAATGCGACACTTTATAACCTTAAAAAAGGTAGGTAGTAAA
This window harbors:
- a CDS encoding YihY/virulence factor BrkB family protein translates to MKQNLSVHTFTKEFYEQVKKDPIQDWAATLAFYFMLSIFPFLIFILSLLPYLPIDTEQIYHFVHDYAPPELAELFTVTVLEVIAEPKGGLLSFGILATIWTASNGINALIRALNRAHNIDETRSFIKLRSMSIFLTLGIVILFFATLLLPIFGNLILSSIDQIFSLPDQTFLNLNRLRWIIGVVIMTAILMLIYMIAPNRKLAYRDVLFGALLATVSWQLISFGFSIYVANFNNYTATYGSLGGVIILMFWFYLSGLILVVGGEINATLYNLKKGR